In one Rutidosis leptorrhynchoides isolate AG116_Rl617_1_P2 unplaced genomic scaffold, CSIRO_AGI_Rlap_v1 contig146, whole genome shotgun sequence genomic region, the following are encoded:
- the LOC139881358 gene encoding cytosolic Fe-S cluster assembly factor NBP35-like — protein sequence MEKGEIPEDANEHCPGPQSESAGKSDACDGCPNKEVCATAPKGPDPDLVAIAERMATVKHKILVLSGKGGVGKSTFSAQLSFALAAMDFQVGLLDVDICGPSIPKMLGLEGQDIHQSNLGWSPVYVESNLGVMSIGFMLPNPDDAVIWRGPRKNGLIKQFLKDVYWGELDFLVVDAPPGTSDEHISIVQFLQETGIDGAIIVTTPQQVSLIDVRKEVSFCKKVGVNVLGVVENMSGLCQPLTDLKFMTMSENGDRKDVTETIIEYMKENAPKMLDVIACSEVFDSSGGGGAKMCSEVGVPFLGKVPLDPQLCKAAEQGKSCFIDSKCGVSSSALKSIIEKLVATHWQQDLASMRGHVFSDRGSIRFQEIHGSKCNIHDSIDEAFYGCIHDETKNEEAALENIHQENYGRINDDAEKAFGHTTEYDNTSMKCTLYKALDNSEQETYGCVNDDAKKAVGET from the exons ATGGAGAAGGGAGAAATCCCAGAGGATGCCAACGAAC ATTGTCCAGGTCCTCAATCAGAATCTGCTGGGAAATCTGATGCCTGCGATGGATGCCCTAATAAAGAAGTTTGTGCTACTGCTCCTAAAGGCCCTGACCCAG ACCTTGTTGCAATCGCGGAAAGAATGGCTACTGTAAAGCACAAGATATTGGTCTTATCTGGTAAAGGTGGAGTTGGCAAGAGCACATTCTCTGCTCAACTCTCATTTGCATTAGCAGCAATGGACTTCCAAGTGGGTCTCCTCGACGTCGATATATGTGGCCCAAGTATTCCAAAGATGCTTGGCCTAGAAGGCCAAGATATCCACCAGAGTAATCTCGGCTGGTCTCCTGTCTATGTCGAGTCTAACCTAGGGGTAATGTCAATTGGGTTCATGCTTCCGAACCCCGATGACGCTGTCATATGGAGAGGCCCTCGGAAAAATGGGCTCATTAAACAATTCTTAAAGGACGTGTACTGGGGAGAGCTTGACTTTCTTGTGGTCGATGCTCCTCCTGGGACGTCGGACGAGCATATCTCGATCGTCCAATTCCTCCAGGAGACCGGAATAGATGGTGCGATAATCGTCACTACTCCTCAACAAGTCTCTCTGATCGACGTGCGAAAAGAAGTGAGCTTCTGCAAGAAAGTGGGAGTAAATGTTCTAGGGGTGGTTGAGAACATGAGTGGCTTATGCCAACCCTTAACAGATTTAAAGTTTATGACAATGTCGGAGAATGGTGATCGTAAAGACGTAACTGAAACGATTATCGAGTATATGAAAGAAAATGCACCAAAAATGTTGGATGTGATAGCCTGCAGTGAAGTGTTTGATAGCAGTGGTGGGGGTGGAGCTAAAATGTGTAGTGAAGTTGGAGTACCTTTTCTAGGAAAAGTGCCATTGGATCCACAACTTTGCAAGGCTGCCGAACAAGGAAAGTCGTGTTTTATCGATTCTAAGTGTGGAGTGAGTTCTTCGGCCTTGAAAAGTATCATAGAGAAACTTGTAGCAACTCATTGGCAGCAAGATTTGGCCTCTATGAGAGG GCATGTATTTTCGGATAGAGGGAGTATTAGATTTCAAGAAATTCACGGATCAAAATGCAATATACACGATTCAA TTGATGAAGCCTTTTATGGATGCATACATGATGAGACCAAGAATGAAGAAGCAGCACTTGAGAATATCCATCAAGAAAACTATGGCCGCATAAATGATGATGCCGAAAAAGCATTTGGTCACAC GACTGAATATGACAATACCAGTATGAAATGCACATTGTATAAAGCACTTGACAATTCCGAGCAAGAGACCTATGGATGCGTAAATGATGATGCCAAGAAAGCAGTTGGCGAGACGTGA
- the LOC139881359 gene encoding DEAD-box ATP-dependent RNA helicase 40-like yields MATAEANSDPLAPRFAPEDPTLPNPWRGLIDGSTGVMYYWNPDTNVTQYEKPAGGPPPLPPGQPPAVSTPKLAQIPAAHSMQQQNGPFGQHQGTQQQGQEGNFLTPDQSGPQPWNSQLGLPVQQQGQFMSPQQGQNLPHQQYSHHQGPHQYGQPMQQHGMPPSQGHQFMAQQMPYVAYQQSGYPPQGQQQFPSQQDYNKTAFPKREDSDYQHGNHTGPPPGQIGTNAVQMPQPNNTHLSPSPRPSLVMQPQAGTDLVRQQYGTGFHNQSAVHSQQTNAPAVGMKRHYEENVHGRTKDYYHDTIKEGPMMGSQQPKLAALPVARNHQEVRNAIPGHGDGFAAHNAFNHPGQPFPANTVMRPPFSGPPDMNNLSAVDAYCREHEVTATGDNVPAPFMSFDAVDFPPEILRELYAAGFASPTPIQAQTWPIALQSRDIVAIAKTGSGKTLGYLIPAFMHLRQRRNNPQNGPTVLVLAPTRELATQIQDEAIKFGRSSRVSCTCLYGGAPKGPQLKELERGAEIVVATPGRLNDILEMRKIDLRQVSLLVLDEADRMLDMGFEPQIRKIVNEIPPCRQTLMYTATWPKEVKKIASDLLVNPVQVNIGSDQLSANKAITQYVEVVPPMEKERRLEQILVSQEPRSKVIIFCSTKRLCDQIARSLGRNFGAVAIHGDKSQGERDWVLNQFRNGSNPVLVATDVAARGLDIKDIRVVINYDFPTGMEDYVHRIGRTGRAGATGIAYTFFSEQDWKYAADLVKLLEGANQSVPQQVRDIALRGGPGFSKDRGGMNRFDSGGGSGGRWDSGGGRGGGGGMRDAGGFNGRGGGMRDNGFGGRGGFRDGGGFGGGRGGRGDFGRGGRSGGRGGFPSPGSGGRFGYGRNEVDRMDGRGGRGRFDNHRRDSPERGVRGSRVYSRSRSRSRSWSRSRSRSRSYSRSRSPYRSRSRSRSPYRRDSRSRSRSVSVERKVRPREQRGPRRSGFDVPPPDSTIAPPSTGPALEPEGPTSLGNPGQQLVTET; encoded by the exons ATGGCTACGGCTGAAGCAAATTCAGATCCTCTCGCTCCTCGTTTTGCTCCCGAGGATCCAACTCTTCCTAATCCATGGAGAGGACTGATTGATGGGAGCACTGGTGTTATGTACTATTGGAATCCCGATACCAATGTCACTCAGTATGAAAAACCAGCGGGCGGTCCTCCACCGCTGCCACCTGGACAACCACCAGCTGTTTCCACACCTAAGCTAGCTCAAATCCCTGCAGCTCACTCGATGCAGCAACAAAATGGTCCTTTTGGTCAGCACCAGGGTACACAACAGCAGGGACAAGAAGGGAATTTCCTCACTCCCGACCAATCGGGCCCACAACCGTGGAATTCACAGTTAGGACTGCCAGTGCAACAGCAGGGGCAGTTTATGTCACCACAGCAGGGACAAAATTTGCCACATCAGCAGTACAGCCATCATCAGGGCCCCCACCAATATGGGCAGCCGATGCAACAACACGGAATGCCGCCATCGCAAGGTCATCAATTTATGGCGCAGCAGATGCCATATGTGGCGTATCAGCAAAGTGGATATCCACCACAAGGGCAACAACAGTTTCCAAGTCAGCAAGATTATAATAAGACAGCATTTCCAAAGAGGGAGGATTCTGATTATCAACATGGAAACCACACTGGTCCACCTCCCGGCCAAATTGGAACTAATGCGGTTCAGATGCCACAACCAAACAACACACATTTGAGTCCGAGTCCACGTCCTTCACTCGTCATGCAACCGCAGGCTGGAACAGATTTGGTTCGGCAGCAATATGGTACTGGATTTCATAACCAATCTGCCGTGCACAGCCAGcagacaaatgcacctgctgtcgGAATGAAGAGACACTACGAGGAAAATGTGCATGGTCGGACCAAAGATTACTACCACGATACTATCAAGGAAGGACCAATGATGGGTTCCCAACAGCCTAAGCTTGCAGCATTGCCTGTTGCAAGAAATCACCAG GAAGTGAGGAATGCTATACCAGGTCATGGAGATGGATTTGCTGCGCATAATGCATTTAATCATCCTGGTCAGCCATTTCCAGCTAATACTGTTATGAGGCCCCCGTTTAGTGGACCACCAGATATGAACAATCTATCAGCTGTTGATGCCTACTGCCGGGAGCATGAAGTCACCGCAACA GGTGACAATGTTCCTGCACCATTCATGTCATTTGATGCTGTTGACTTTCCTCCGGAGATATTGAGAGAG TTGTATGCTGCCGGCTTCGCATCTCCCACTCCAATCCAGGCACAGACATGGCCAATTGCTTTACAGAGTAGGGACATTGTCGCAATTGCCAAAACAGGCTCTGGTAAAACATTAGGCTATTTAATTCCAGCATTTATGCATTTGAGACAACGACGAAACAATCCACAGAATGGTCCAACTGTGTTGGTTTTAGCTCCAACTCGAGAACTCGCAACACAAATACAGGATGAGGCGATAAAGTTTGGACGGTCTTCAAGGGTCTCTTGCACG TGCTTGTATGGTGGAGCCCCAAAAGGTCCCCAATTAAAAGAGCTTGAACGAGGAGCCGAGATTGTTGTCGCGACTCCTGGCCGACTTAACGACATCCTTGAAATGAGGAAGATTGATCTTAGACAAGTCTCTCTTCTTGTTCTTGATGAGGCGGACAGAATGCTTGACATGGGTTTTGAACCACAAATCAGAAAGATTGTGAATGAAATACCTCCGTGCAGGCAGACGCTTATGTACACAGCAACCTGGCCCAAAGAAGTTAAGAAAATTGCAAGCGACCTCCTAGTGAATCCTGTCCAAGTGAACATCGGCAGCGATCAGCTTTCTGCAAACAAGGCTATCACACAG TATGTTGAAGTGGTCCCTCCAATGGAAAAGGAGAGGCGCTTGGAGCAGATCCTAGTCTCTCAAGAACCTAGATCAAAGGTCATTATTTTCTGTTCTACAAAGAGATTATGTGATCAAATTGCACGTAGTCTTGGACGTAATTTCGGAGCTGTTGCGATTCATGGAGACAAGTCCCAAGGTGAAAGAGACTGGGTTTTGAATCAATTTCGGAATGGGAGCAACCCAGTGTTAGTGGCCACAGATGTGGCTGCTCGAGGACTCGACATCAAAGACATAAG GGTGGTCATTAACTATGATTTCCCGACCGGTATGGAGGATTATGTCCATCGAATTGGAAGAACTGGGAGAGCTGGGGCAACAGGAATAGCATACACCTTCTTCTCCGAGCAGGATTGGAAGTACGCAGCTGACTTGGTCAAACTTTTGGAGGGTGCTAATCAGTCCGTACCTCAACAAGTGCGAGATATTGCATTGCGTGGTGGGCCCGGTTTTTCAAAGGATCGAGGTGGGATGAACCGCTTTGATTCCGGTGGCGGTAGTGGTGGGCGTTGGGATTCTGGAGGAGGccggggtggtggtggtggaatgAGGGATGCTGGAGGATTCAATGGACGAGGCGGTGGAATGAGGGATAATGGATTCGGTGGCCGTGGTGGTTTCAGAGATGGTGGTGGATTTGGTGGTGGCCGTGGTGGAAGAGGTGATTTCGGGCGTGGTGGAAGAAGTGGTGGGCGAGGAGGGTTTCCGAGTCCTGGCAGTGGTGGTCGTTTCGGATACGGAAGGAATGAAGTTGACCGAATGGATGGGCGTGGTGGGCGAGGACGATTCGACAACCATAGAAGGGACAGTCCTGAAAGAGGAGTTCGTGGTAGCCGAGTCTATAGTAGGAGCAGAAGCCGAAGCAGAAGTTGGAGTCGAAGCAGAAGCCGAAGCCGAAGTTATAGTCGCAGCCGAAGCCCTTATCGCAGCCGCAGTCGCAGCCGTAGCCCTTATCGGAGAGACAGCCGCAGCCGTAGCCGTAGCGTCAGTGTTGAAAGAAAGGTCCGGCCGCGTGAACAAAGGGGTCCTCGGAGGTCAGGATTTGATGTTCCTCCCCCGGACTCAACCATAGCTCCTCCTAGTACAGGTCCCGCCCTTGAGCCTGAGGGGCCCACATCTTTGGGCAATCCAGGTCAACAGTTAGTTACTGAAACTTGA